Proteins encoded by one window of Bacteroidetes bacterium GWF2_43_63:
- a CDS encoding antitoxin — MEKAMQTWLEDIVRSIDETEMFLPEKRNFHEFRKDLKTRKAIERNIEIIGEAVNRILSVSPSITISHARKIVDTRNRIIHGYDSVSEDIIWAIVTNDLKSLRDEVALLINDQSL, encoded by the coding sequence ATGGAAAAAGCAATGCAGACCTGGCTTGAAGATATTGTCAGGTCGATTGATGAAACAGAAATGTTTCTTCCTGAGAAAAGAAATTTTCACGAATTCAGAAAAGACCTGAAGACAAGAAAAGCAATTGAAAGAAATATTGAAATAATAGGTGAAGCTGTAAACCGGATTTTAAGTGTTAGTCCAAGTATAACCATATCGCATGCGCGAAAAATTGTGGACACAAGAAATCGAATTATTCATGGATATGATTCTGTTTCCGAAGATATTATCTGGGCAATTGTTACAAACGACTTGAAGAGTCTTAGGGATGAAGTTGCGCTTTTAATTAATGATCAGTCTCTGTAA